One Panicum virgatum strain AP13 chromosome 9K, P.virgatum_v5, whole genome shotgun sequence genomic region harbors:
- the LOC120651976 gene encoding transcription initiation factor TFIID subunit 4b-like isoform X1, with protein MKHRSELCSIYQSFTRMVHTQFSTSIRIFRSDSGGEYLSNTFHKFLTSEGTLAQLSCPGAHAQNGIAERKHRHIIETARTLLIASFVPSHFWGEAVSTSVYLINRQPSSKLSGKCPGEVLFALLPQENKSLLNHGHGQWQDPVKNETANQDSQQQEQTYLHRSDQPSRPEMVSQGSDNKHLPSNTPKECELLKVKQEPGNTSQQGIVAQQQPLQQMKSEQTPVVAQQQPMQQMKSEQTPILAQQQPMQQMKSQQTPHTNQTNGATTTAKAPVVTFHMLLPILRQYIDKEKDMQVQSIFAKLRKNEVSKEHFLKVVRNIVGDKVLKLAISEYQMQHTAQAQRNSQTNPSSYSLLSQVSGQQTVPRGSMTDEQEADPGAHTIPTKQAIDSLRPPQFRPSSSGQMQSIRGFSPSQSNVHKANETGNMSDGKGVHVLQTRPPNNLPPVQTMQHHVQHPQTSSPMFGTNSIHARPFPRPVGSPAASFRPQMTDSNQRAQLVQGAATTVSGSVPTQSIVPGNAPTNQPTWQQSANKEQKTNSFAPTAPNKETISQNSESSQNSFVAMHAKQVNQSMGSSKGGRGMENQSKLSASKSSTTTSLSQTQSHGTQAEPKLQVQSSVQAPPAAAKTPQRKASGQKKPLEALGSSPPPSSKKQKTSGGFHEQSIDQLNDVTAVSGVNLREEEEQLFSAPKDETRVSEAARRVVQLEEEKLILQKGPLTKKLAEIMRKCNLKVIGTDVERCLSMCVEERLRGFISNIIRFSKQRVDVEKSRHRFYPLSSDVRSHIMRVNREAKEQWDKKQAEDAERIRKQNDGDGNTNIDLEKDKNETRASSKHAKYKEDDDKMRTTAANVAARVAAGGDDMLSKWQLLAERNKQRSEGGDGSSGSVQGNMLQHKPSPKSGKGSREEHENEKRGYSTMLGSGGVRRSSLTKVARRVSVKDVIAALEREPQMSKSLLLFELYGRPSTEPAAK; from the exons ATGAAACATCGATCTGAATTGTGCTCCATCTACCAGTCTTTCACTCGCATGGTTCATACTCAGTTTTCTACCTCTATTCGCATTTTTCGTTCTGATTCTGGTGGAGAGTATTTGTCTAAcacttttcacaaatttttgaCCTCTGAAGGTACTCTTGCCCAGCTCTCATGTCCTGGTGCTCATGCTCAGAATGGTATTGCTGAGCGTAAACATCGCCATATTATAGAGACCGCTCGCACCCTTCTGATTGCTTCTTTTGTTCCTTCTCATTTTTGGGGGGAAGCTGTCTCCACATCTGTATATCTCATCAATAGACAACCATCATCCAAATTGTCCGGCAAGTGCCCTGGGGAAGTCCTCTTTG CACTTTTACCTCAGGAAAACAAGTCATTATTAAACCATGGTCATGGACAGTGGCAAGATCCAGTAAAGAATGAAACTGCAAACCAGGATAGTCAGCAACAGGAACAGACATATCTACATAGGAGTGATCAGCCATCAAGACCTGAAATGGTTTCTCAAGGTTCTGATAATAAACACCTTCCCTCTAATACACCAAAAGAATGTGAGTTACTGAAGGTAAAGCAAGAGCCTGGAAACACATCCCAACAAGGTATTGTTGCTCAGCAGCAGCCTTTGCAGCAAATGAAGAGTGAACAAACACCAGTTGTTGCTCAGCAGCAGCCTATGCAGCAAATGAAGAGTGAACAAACACCAATTCTTGCTCAGCAGCAGCCTATGCAGCAAATGAAGAGTCAACAAACACCACACACAAACCAAACAAATGGTGCAACTACGACAGCAAAAGCCCCAGTTGTCACATTTCACATGCTACTACCTATTTTGAGACAGTACATTGACAAAGAAAAGGATATGCAAGTTCAGTCCATTTTCGCCAAGTTGCGG AAAAATGAGGTCAGCAAGGAACACTTCTTAAAAGTTGTAAGGAATATTGTTGGCGATAAGGTGCTTAAGTTAGCGATTTCAGAATATCAAATGCAG CACACTGCTCAGGCACAGCGAAATTCTCAGACAAATCCAAGCAGCTATTCTTTATTAAGTCAAGTTTCTGGTCAGCAGACTGTTCCCAGGGGTTCTATGACAGATGAGCAGGAGGCAGATCCAGGGGCTCACACCATCCCTACGAAACAAGCTATTGACAGCCTAAGACCACCTCAATTTCGGCCTTCCTCGTCTGGCCAAATGCAGAGTATTAGGGGTTTTTCACCTTCACAAAGCAATGTGCATAAGGCTAATGAAACAGGAAACATGTCAGATGGGAAAGGAGTGCATGTGCTACAAACCCGCCCACCCAATAACTTACCTCCGGTGCAAACAATGCAGCATCATGTGCAGCATCCACAAACATCCTCACCAATGTTTGGGACAAATAGTATTCATGCACGCCCATTTCCACGACCAGTTGGAAGTCCAGCTGCATCATTTAGACCACAAATGACAGATTCCAATCAAAGAGCACAGTTGGTCCAGGGAGCTGCGACCACAGTATCTGGGAGTGTGCCAACACAATCTATAGTGCCTGGAAATGCGCCAACTAATCAACCTACATGGCAACAATCAGCAAACAAGGAGCAGAAAACTAATTCTTTCGCTCCAACAGCACCGAATAAGGAAACTATTAGCCAAAACTCTGAATCTTCACAGAATTCTTTTGTTGCAATGCATGCAAAACAAGTCAATCAATCCATGGGCTCTTCAAAAGGTGGCAGAGGCATGGAAAACCAGTCAAAATTAAGTGCTTCTAAGTCTTCGACCACAACTAGCTTAAGTCAGACTCAGTCTCATGGCACTCAAGCAGAGCCTAAATTGCAG GTCCAATCTTCTGTGCAAGCACCTCCCGCAGCAGCTAAAACACCTCAGAGGAAGGCATCTGGACAGAAGAAGCCTCTGGAAGCATTAGGCTCTTCTCCTCCACCATCTAG CAAAAAGCAAAAGACATCCGGAGGTTTCCATGAACAAAGCATTGACCAGCTTAATGATGTCACTGCAGTTAGTGGTGTTAATCTGAGG GAAGAAGAGGAACAACTTTTCTCTGCTCCGAAGGATGAGACTCGAGTTTCCGAAGCTGCTCGGAGAGTTGTTCAACTAGAAGAAGAAAAGCTCATTCTACAGAAGGGACCCCTGACAAAGAAATTAGCAGAAATCA TGAGGAAATGTAATTTAAAGGTCATTGGCACTGATGTTGAACGTTGTCTATCAATG TGCGTCGAGGAGAGATTACGAGGATTTATAAGCAATATAATAAGGTTCTCTAAACAG AGGGTTGATGTTGAAAAGTCAAGGCATCGCTTTTATCCGTTATCCTCAGATGTTCGCAGTCATATTATGAGGGTGAACCGAGAAGCTAAAGAACAGTGGGACAAAAAGCAAGCTGAAGATGCTGAAAGGATAAGGAAACAAAATGAT GGAGATGGCAATACAAATATTGATCTAGAAAAAGACAAGAACGAGACCCGTGCCTCGTCAAAGCATGCAAAG TACAAGGAGGATGATGATAAGATGAGAACCACAGCTGCAAATGTTGCTGCGCGGGTTGCTGCTGGAGGAGATGACATGCTGTCAAAGTGGCAATTGCTAGCTGAACGAAATAAACAGAGAAGTGAGGGAGGTGACGGTTCCTCAGGCTCTGTACAAGGTAACATGTTGCAACACAAGCCATCACCAAAATCTGGGAAAGGCTCGAGGGAGGAACATGAAAATGAAAAGAGGGGCTACTCCACAATGCTTGGATCTG GTGGTGTTAGAAGGTCATCACTAACAAAAGTGGCACGGAGGGTTTCAGTGAAAGATGTGATAGCAGCACTGGAACGAGAACCTCAGATGTCAAAATCCTTACTACTTTTCGAGCTATACGGGAGACCATCGACAGAACCTGCTGCAAAGTAA
- the LOC120651976 gene encoding transcription initiation factor TFIID subunit 4b-like isoform X3, producing the protein MKHRSELCSIYQSFTRMVHTQFSTSIRIFRSDSGGEYLSNTFHKFLTSEGTLAQLSCPGAHAQNGIAERKHRHIIETARTLLIASFVPSHFWGEAVSTSVYLINRQPSSKLSGKCPGEVLFALLPQENKSLLNHGHGQWQDPVKNETANQDSQQQEQTYLHRSDQPSRPEMVSQGSDNKHLPSNTPKECELLKVKQEPGNTSQQGIVAQQQPLQQMKSEQTPVVAQQQPMQQMKSEQTPILAQQQPMQQMKSQQTPHTNQTNGATTTAKAPVVTFHMLLPILRQYIDKEKDMQVQSIFAKLRKNEVSKEHFLKVVRNIVGDKVLKLAISEYQMQHTAQAQRNSQTNPSSYSLLSQVSGQQTVPRGSMTDEQEADPGAHTIPTKQAIDSLRPPQFRPSSSGQMQSIRGFSPSQSNVHKANETGNMSDGKGVHVLQTRPPNNLPPVQTMQHHVQHPQTSSPMFGTNSIHARPFPRPVGSPAASFRPQMTDSNQRAQLVQGAATTVSGSVPTQSIVPGNAPTNQPTWQQSANKEQKTNSFAPTAPNKETISQNSESSQNSFVAMHAKQVNQSMGSSKGGRGMENQSKLSASKSSTTTSLSQTQSHGTQAEPKLQVQSSVQAPPAAAKTPQRKASGQKKPLEALGSSPPPSSKKQKTSGGFHEQSIDQLNDVTAVSGVNLREEEEQLFSAPKDETRVSEAARRVVQLEEEKLILQKGPLTKKLAEIMRKCNLKVIGTDVERCLSMCVEERLRGFISNIIRFSKQRVDVEKSRHRFYPLSSDVRSHIMRVNREAKEQWDKKQAEDAERIRKQNDGDGNTNIDLEKDKNETRASSKHAKYKEDDDKMRTTAANVAARVAAGGDDMLSKWQLLAERNKQRSEGGDGSSGSVQGNMLQHKPSPKSGKGSREEHENEKRGYSTMLGSVPRVVGFQVCTPWFMRHLLPAKPLASQNATRF; encoded by the exons ATGAAACATCGATCTGAATTGTGCTCCATCTACCAGTCTTTCACTCGCATGGTTCATACTCAGTTTTCTACCTCTATTCGCATTTTTCGTTCTGATTCTGGTGGAGAGTATTTGTCTAAcacttttcacaaatttttgaCCTCTGAAGGTACTCTTGCCCAGCTCTCATGTCCTGGTGCTCATGCTCAGAATGGTATTGCTGAGCGTAAACATCGCCATATTATAGAGACCGCTCGCACCCTTCTGATTGCTTCTTTTGTTCCTTCTCATTTTTGGGGGGAAGCTGTCTCCACATCTGTATATCTCATCAATAGACAACCATCATCCAAATTGTCCGGCAAGTGCCCTGGGGAAGTCCTCTTTG CACTTTTACCTCAGGAAAACAAGTCATTATTAAACCATGGTCATGGACAGTGGCAAGATCCAGTAAAGAATGAAACTGCAAACCAGGATAGTCAGCAACAGGAACAGACATATCTACATAGGAGTGATCAGCCATCAAGACCTGAAATGGTTTCTCAAGGTTCTGATAATAAACACCTTCCCTCTAATACACCAAAAGAATGTGAGTTACTGAAGGTAAAGCAAGAGCCTGGAAACACATCCCAACAAGGTATTGTTGCTCAGCAGCAGCCTTTGCAGCAAATGAAGAGTGAACAAACACCAGTTGTTGCTCAGCAGCAGCCTATGCAGCAAATGAAGAGTGAACAAACACCAATTCTTGCTCAGCAGCAGCCTATGCAGCAAATGAAGAGTCAACAAACACCACACACAAACCAAACAAATGGTGCAACTACGACAGCAAAAGCCCCAGTTGTCACATTTCACATGCTACTACCTATTTTGAGACAGTACATTGACAAAGAAAAGGATATGCAAGTTCAGTCCATTTTCGCCAAGTTGCGG AAAAATGAGGTCAGCAAGGAACACTTCTTAAAAGTTGTAAGGAATATTGTTGGCGATAAGGTGCTTAAGTTAGCGATTTCAGAATATCAAATGCAG CACACTGCTCAGGCACAGCGAAATTCTCAGACAAATCCAAGCAGCTATTCTTTATTAAGTCAAGTTTCTGGTCAGCAGACTGTTCCCAGGGGTTCTATGACAGATGAGCAGGAGGCAGATCCAGGGGCTCACACCATCCCTACGAAACAAGCTATTGACAGCCTAAGACCACCTCAATTTCGGCCTTCCTCGTCTGGCCAAATGCAGAGTATTAGGGGTTTTTCACCTTCACAAAGCAATGTGCATAAGGCTAATGAAACAGGAAACATGTCAGATGGGAAAGGAGTGCATGTGCTACAAACCCGCCCACCCAATAACTTACCTCCGGTGCAAACAATGCAGCATCATGTGCAGCATCCACAAACATCCTCACCAATGTTTGGGACAAATAGTATTCATGCACGCCCATTTCCACGACCAGTTGGAAGTCCAGCTGCATCATTTAGACCACAAATGACAGATTCCAATCAAAGAGCACAGTTGGTCCAGGGAGCTGCGACCACAGTATCTGGGAGTGTGCCAACACAATCTATAGTGCCTGGAAATGCGCCAACTAATCAACCTACATGGCAACAATCAGCAAACAAGGAGCAGAAAACTAATTCTTTCGCTCCAACAGCACCGAATAAGGAAACTATTAGCCAAAACTCTGAATCTTCACAGAATTCTTTTGTTGCAATGCATGCAAAACAAGTCAATCAATCCATGGGCTCTTCAAAAGGTGGCAGAGGCATGGAAAACCAGTCAAAATTAAGTGCTTCTAAGTCTTCGACCACAACTAGCTTAAGTCAGACTCAGTCTCATGGCACTCAAGCAGAGCCTAAATTGCAG GTCCAATCTTCTGTGCAAGCACCTCCCGCAGCAGCTAAAACACCTCAGAGGAAGGCATCTGGACAGAAGAAGCCTCTGGAAGCATTAGGCTCTTCTCCTCCACCATCTAG CAAAAAGCAAAAGACATCCGGAGGTTTCCATGAACAAAGCATTGACCAGCTTAATGATGTCACTGCAGTTAGTGGTGTTAATCTGAGG GAAGAAGAGGAACAACTTTTCTCTGCTCCGAAGGATGAGACTCGAGTTTCCGAAGCTGCTCGGAGAGTTGTTCAACTAGAAGAAGAAAAGCTCATTCTACAGAAGGGACCCCTGACAAAGAAATTAGCAGAAATCA TGAGGAAATGTAATTTAAAGGTCATTGGCACTGATGTTGAACGTTGTCTATCAATG TGCGTCGAGGAGAGATTACGAGGATTTATAAGCAATATAATAAGGTTCTCTAAACAG AGGGTTGATGTTGAAAAGTCAAGGCATCGCTTTTATCCGTTATCCTCAGATGTTCGCAGTCATATTATGAGGGTGAACCGAGAAGCTAAAGAACAGTGGGACAAAAAGCAAGCTGAAGATGCTGAAAGGATAAGGAAACAAAATGAT GGAGATGGCAATACAAATATTGATCTAGAAAAAGACAAGAACGAGACCCGTGCCTCGTCAAAGCATGCAAAG TACAAGGAGGATGATGATAAGATGAGAACCACAGCTGCAAATGTTGCTGCGCGGGTTGCTGCTGGAGGAGATGACATGCTGTCAAAGTGGCAATTGCTAGCTGAACGAAATAAACAGAGAAGTGAGGGAGGTGACGGTTCCTCAGGCTCTGTACAAGGTAACATGTTGCAACACAAGCCATCACCAAAATCTGGGAAAGGCTCGAGGGAGGAACATGAAAATGAAAAGAGGGGCTACTCCACAATGCTTGGATCTG TTCCGAGGGTAGTGGGGTTCCAAGTGTGTACACCATGGTTTATGAGGCATCTCCTTCCAGCCAAACCCCTGGCGTCACAGAACGCCACAAGGTTTTAG
- the LOC120651976 gene encoding transcription initiation factor TFIID subunit 4b-like isoform X2 has protein sequence MKHRSELCSIYQSFTRMVHTQFSTSIRIFRSDSGGEYLSNTFHKFLTSEGTLAQLSCPGAHAQNGIAERKHRHIIETARTLLIASFVPSHFWGEAVSTSVYLINRQPSSKLSGKCPGEVLFALLPQENKSLLNHGHGQWQDPVKNETANQDSQQQEQTYLHRSDQPSRPEMVSQGSDNKHLPSNTPKECELLKVKQEPGNTSQQGIVAQQQPLQQMKSEQTPVVAQQQPMQQMKSEQTPILAQQQPMQQMKSQQTPHTNQTNGATTTAKAPVVTFHMLLPILRQYIDKEKDMQVQSIFAKLRKNEVSKEHFLKVVRNIVGDKVLKLAISEYQMQAQRNSQTNPSSYSLLSQVSGQQTVPRGSMTDEQEADPGAHTIPTKQAIDSLRPPQFRPSSSGQMQSIRGFSPSQSNVHKANETGNMSDGKGVHVLQTRPPNNLPPVQTMQHHVQHPQTSSPMFGTNSIHARPFPRPVGSPAASFRPQMTDSNQRAQLVQGAATTVSGSVPTQSIVPGNAPTNQPTWQQSANKEQKTNSFAPTAPNKETISQNSESSQNSFVAMHAKQVNQSMGSSKGGRGMENQSKLSASKSSTTTSLSQTQSHGTQAEPKLQVQSSVQAPPAAAKTPQRKASGQKKPLEALGSSPPPSSKKQKTSGGFHEQSIDQLNDVTAVSGVNLREEEEQLFSAPKDETRVSEAARRVVQLEEEKLILQKGPLTKKLAEIMRKCNLKVIGTDVERCLSMCVEERLRGFISNIIRFSKQRVDVEKSRHRFYPLSSDVRSHIMRVNREAKEQWDKKQAEDAERIRKQNDGDGNTNIDLEKDKNETRASSKHAKYKEDDDKMRTTAANVAARVAAGGDDMLSKWQLLAERNKQRSEGGDGSSGSVQGNMLQHKPSPKSGKGSREEHENEKRGYSTMLGSGGVRRSSLTKVARRVSVKDVIAALEREPQMSKSLLLFELYGRPSTEPAAK, from the exons ATGAAACATCGATCTGAATTGTGCTCCATCTACCAGTCTTTCACTCGCATGGTTCATACTCAGTTTTCTACCTCTATTCGCATTTTTCGTTCTGATTCTGGTGGAGAGTATTTGTCTAAcacttttcacaaatttttgaCCTCTGAAGGTACTCTTGCCCAGCTCTCATGTCCTGGTGCTCATGCTCAGAATGGTATTGCTGAGCGTAAACATCGCCATATTATAGAGACCGCTCGCACCCTTCTGATTGCTTCTTTTGTTCCTTCTCATTTTTGGGGGGAAGCTGTCTCCACATCTGTATATCTCATCAATAGACAACCATCATCCAAATTGTCCGGCAAGTGCCCTGGGGAAGTCCTCTTTG CACTTTTACCTCAGGAAAACAAGTCATTATTAAACCATGGTCATGGACAGTGGCAAGATCCAGTAAAGAATGAAACTGCAAACCAGGATAGTCAGCAACAGGAACAGACATATCTACATAGGAGTGATCAGCCATCAAGACCTGAAATGGTTTCTCAAGGTTCTGATAATAAACACCTTCCCTCTAATACACCAAAAGAATGTGAGTTACTGAAGGTAAAGCAAGAGCCTGGAAACACATCCCAACAAGGTATTGTTGCTCAGCAGCAGCCTTTGCAGCAAATGAAGAGTGAACAAACACCAGTTGTTGCTCAGCAGCAGCCTATGCAGCAAATGAAGAGTGAACAAACACCAATTCTTGCTCAGCAGCAGCCTATGCAGCAAATGAAGAGTCAACAAACACCACACACAAACCAAACAAATGGTGCAACTACGACAGCAAAAGCCCCAGTTGTCACATTTCACATGCTACTACCTATTTTGAGACAGTACATTGACAAAGAAAAGGATATGCAAGTTCAGTCCATTTTCGCCAAGTTGCGG AAAAATGAGGTCAGCAAGGAACACTTCTTAAAAGTTGTAAGGAATATTGTTGGCGATAAGGTGCTTAAGTTAGCGATTTCAGAATATCAAATGCAG GCACAGCGAAATTCTCAGACAAATCCAAGCAGCTATTCTTTATTAAGTCAAGTTTCTGGTCAGCAGACTGTTCCCAGGGGTTCTATGACAGATGAGCAGGAGGCAGATCCAGGGGCTCACACCATCCCTACGAAACAAGCTATTGACAGCCTAAGACCACCTCAATTTCGGCCTTCCTCGTCTGGCCAAATGCAGAGTATTAGGGGTTTTTCACCTTCACAAAGCAATGTGCATAAGGCTAATGAAACAGGAAACATGTCAGATGGGAAAGGAGTGCATGTGCTACAAACCCGCCCACCCAATAACTTACCTCCGGTGCAAACAATGCAGCATCATGTGCAGCATCCACAAACATCCTCACCAATGTTTGGGACAAATAGTATTCATGCACGCCCATTTCCACGACCAGTTGGAAGTCCAGCTGCATCATTTAGACCACAAATGACAGATTCCAATCAAAGAGCACAGTTGGTCCAGGGAGCTGCGACCACAGTATCTGGGAGTGTGCCAACACAATCTATAGTGCCTGGAAATGCGCCAACTAATCAACCTACATGGCAACAATCAGCAAACAAGGAGCAGAAAACTAATTCTTTCGCTCCAACAGCACCGAATAAGGAAACTATTAGCCAAAACTCTGAATCTTCACAGAATTCTTTTGTTGCAATGCATGCAAAACAAGTCAATCAATCCATGGGCTCTTCAAAAGGTGGCAGAGGCATGGAAAACCAGTCAAAATTAAGTGCTTCTAAGTCTTCGACCACAACTAGCTTAAGTCAGACTCAGTCTCATGGCACTCAAGCAGAGCCTAAATTGCAG GTCCAATCTTCTGTGCAAGCACCTCCCGCAGCAGCTAAAACACCTCAGAGGAAGGCATCTGGACAGAAGAAGCCTCTGGAAGCATTAGGCTCTTCTCCTCCACCATCTAG CAAAAAGCAAAAGACATCCGGAGGTTTCCATGAACAAAGCATTGACCAGCTTAATGATGTCACTGCAGTTAGTGGTGTTAATCTGAGG GAAGAAGAGGAACAACTTTTCTCTGCTCCGAAGGATGAGACTCGAGTTTCCGAAGCTGCTCGGAGAGTTGTTCAACTAGAAGAAGAAAAGCTCATTCTACAGAAGGGACCCCTGACAAAGAAATTAGCAGAAATCA TGAGGAAATGTAATTTAAAGGTCATTGGCACTGATGTTGAACGTTGTCTATCAATG TGCGTCGAGGAGAGATTACGAGGATTTATAAGCAATATAATAAGGTTCTCTAAACAG AGGGTTGATGTTGAAAAGTCAAGGCATCGCTTTTATCCGTTATCCTCAGATGTTCGCAGTCATATTATGAGGGTGAACCGAGAAGCTAAAGAACAGTGGGACAAAAAGCAAGCTGAAGATGCTGAAAGGATAAGGAAACAAAATGAT GGAGATGGCAATACAAATATTGATCTAGAAAAAGACAAGAACGAGACCCGTGCCTCGTCAAAGCATGCAAAG TACAAGGAGGATGATGATAAGATGAGAACCACAGCTGCAAATGTTGCTGCGCGGGTTGCTGCTGGAGGAGATGACATGCTGTCAAAGTGGCAATTGCTAGCTGAACGAAATAAACAGAGAAGTGAGGGAGGTGACGGTTCCTCAGGCTCTGTACAAGGTAACATGTTGCAACACAAGCCATCACCAAAATCTGGGAAAGGCTCGAGGGAGGAACATGAAAATGAAAAGAGGGGCTACTCCACAATGCTTGGATCTG GTGGTGTTAGAAGGTCATCACTAACAAAAGTGGCACGGAGGGTTTCAGTGAAAGATGTGATAGCAGCACTGGAACGAGAACCTCAGATGTCAAAATCCTTACTACTTTTCGAGCTATACGGGAGACCATCGACAGAACCTGCTGCAAAGTAA